A genomic segment from Neodiprion lecontei isolate iyNeoLeco1 chromosome 1, iyNeoLeco1.1, whole genome shotgun sequence encodes:
- the LOC107227018 gene encoding protein glass, producing MEFLQNHHSANTSESPYTLGTASVSSIEATIPSSLCSGPLGVLSNEDTLGENQNDEALGALQGTLQDLQNSTDNIQDPHNQQLHNSGQNQVVSEFGASFWVDDMAGFPLPPLDLDPLPPGLFSPCSTTYNWGCPRGDCMPRPGTGNGEGVADVLLSLKHAVVHPGSPTGGYYAGGPPHHYSQDYTQNLGPPVPSSHYGSGPAMSVNVSMNMTMNMNMHPGYDQSYPTAWGVEPLLSPAQQYNPVEVQARVNQPAPLIGNHPHHPRLPTSEHALCIGGGVTTDDNGRPNLCRICGKTYARPSTLKTHLRTHSGEKPFRCHACSKAFSQAANLTAHARTHSGEKPFRCPVCDRRFSQSSSVTTHMRTHSGERPYRCRFCKKAFSDSSTLTKHLRIHSGEKPYQCKLCLLRFSQSGNLNRHMRVHGGSLT from the exons ATGGAGTTTCTGCAGAACCATCATTCGGCGAACACCTCCGAGTCGCCCTATACACTTGGCACAG CATCGGTGAGCAGTATCGAAGCAACAATCCCATCGAGTCTGTGCAGCGGACCTCTTGGCGTTTTGTCGAACGAAGACACGCTTggcgaaaatcaaaatgacgAAGCCTTAGGCGCGTTGCAGGGGACCTTGCAGGATCTCCAGAATTCAACGGATAACATCCAAGATCCGCATAATCAACAACTGCATAACTCGGGACAAAATCAAGTCGTGAGTGAGTTTGGAGCCAGTTTTTGGGTCGATGACATGGCGGGCTTCCCGCTACCACCCTTGGACTTGGATCCGTTGCCACCAGGACTCTTCAGTCCATGTTCCACCACTTACAA CTGGGGCTGTCCCAGAGGGGATTGTATGCCCAGGCCTGGAACAGGAAACGGGGAAGGTGTTGCCGACGTTCTGTTATCGTTGAAGCATGCAGTGGTGCACCCCGGAAGCCCAACCGGTGGCTATTACGCTGGAGGACCACCTCATCACTATTCCCAGGACTATACCCAGAATTTGGGTCCTCCGGTACCTTCATCCCATTACGGGTCTGGACCGGCGATGTCCGTCAACGTATCGATGAATATGACCATGAACATGAACATGCACCCAGG GTACGATCAGAGTTATCCCACTGCATGGGGTGTTGAGCCCCTACTCAGCCCCGCCCAGCAATACAATCCCGTCGAGGTTCAAGCGAGGGTGAACCAACCGGCGCCGCTGATTGGTAACCACCCGCACCACCCTCGACTTCCTACGTCCGAACACGCCCTTTGCATCGGGGGTGGCGTCACCACTGACGACAATGGACGACCCAACTTGTGCAGGATCTGCGGCAAAACGTACGCGAGACCGAGCACTCTAAAAACGCACCTCAGAACGCATTCCGGCGAAAAACCATTtag GTGTCACGCATGCTCAAAAGCATTTAGCCAAGCTGCGAATTTGACGGCTCACGCAAGAACACATTCTGGTGAAAAACCATTCCGATGCCCAGTCTGCGACAGAAGATTTTCACAAAGCAGCTCCGTAACCACTCACATGAGAACCCACTCTGGAGAACGACCTTACAG ATGTCGATTCTGCAAGAAAGCATTTTCCGACAGTTCCACTCTGACGAAACATTTACGAATTCACTCTGGAGAAAAGCCATACCAATGCAAGCTGTGCCTGCTGAGGTTCAGTCAAAGCGGAAACCTGAACAGGCACATGAGGGTCCACGGAGGTTCCTTGACGTGA